In a genomic window of Occallatibacter riparius:
- a CDS encoding glucosamine-6-phosphate deaminase, producing the protein MSSEPKRLKFDELSVEIYPTREAAGEAAARVAAEALIALQESQADLAVIFATGASQIETLAALTSTEGVPWPRITGFHMDEYIGLPVTHPASFRRYMREKLADRVPLRQFHEINGNALDPHRTAAAYADQLRTAAPQLCLLGIGENGHLAFNDPPVADFSDPVDAKVVELDQQCKEQQVAEGWFEGLADVPESAITLTIPALMRVPRLIASVPGIRKAAIVRRALTEPVSTACPATILRTHPGATLFLDQESASELSQK; encoded by the coding sequence ATGTCGTCTGAACCGAAGCGGCTCAAATTCGACGAGCTTTCCGTAGAGATTTATCCCACCCGCGAGGCCGCCGGTGAGGCCGCCGCGCGCGTTGCCGCCGAAGCACTGATCGCCCTGCAAGAGAGCCAGGCAGACCTCGCCGTCATCTTTGCAACGGGTGCATCGCAGATTGAAACACTTGCCGCGCTGACATCCACGGAAGGCGTCCCCTGGCCACGGATCACCGGGTTTCACATGGACGAATACATCGGTCTTCCCGTCACTCACCCAGCCTCTTTTCGACGCTACATGCGCGAGAAGCTCGCGGACCGCGTGCCCCTGCGGCAGTTCCACGAAATCAACGGAAACGCGCTGGATCCTCACCGTACCGCAGCCGCTTATGCCGACCAGCTTCGCACGGCGGCTCCGCAACTCTGCCTGCTCGGAATTGGCGAGAACGGCCACCTCGCATTCAATGATCCGCCAGTCGCCGACTTCTCTGATCCGGTCGATGCCAAGGTCGTCGAACTTGATCAGCAATGCAAGGAGCAGCAGGTTGCGGAGGGCTGGTTTGAGGGCTTGGCGGACGTTCCGGAGTCGGCGATCACGCTCACTATTCCTGCGCTGATGCGTGTACCGAGGCTGATCGCATCCGTGCCCGGCATCCGCAAGGCAGCCATCGTTCGCCGCGCTCTGACCGAGCCCGTCTCGACCGCATGCCCGGCAACAATCCTGCGAACGCATCCGGGCGCGACCTTGTTTCTGGACCAGGAATCGGCCAGCGAGTTGAGCCAAAAATAA